The Xiphias gladius isolate SHS-SW01 ecotype Sanya breed wild chromosome 4, ASM1685928v1, whole genome shotgun sequence genome includes a window with the following:
- the selenol gene encoding selenoprotein L, which translates to MAEDATASDGTLTSGLTLLVNLGKVLLQKAEEDAEASMENFVPYKITTLFGLMTAGADFYKSLGVKKRSEAEAIWQKSYHRAEVREQVEELLQLEGEWDAFLESVDSGLQTTDGQLSGVKTADSLSPDTPFTDGRTGRNVTLGEYLGQGQKPLLVLIRHFGULPURDHVAELEASQAELEARSLRVLVVSYGSLEGAQLWLEQTGCTFEMLLDPQRKTYRSFGLGSSYAKVMKFDCLLRYSEYRVEDRDFPDVPPRLLEDIYQMGGDFLLDDAGKVLLSHPSKSPLDRPTVTDILQAADAAGRSAESA; encoded by the exons ATGGCCGAGGACGCGACCGCGTCCGACGGGACGCTCACCAGCGGTCTGACTCTGCTGGTCAACCTGGGCAAGGTTCTTCTCCAGAAGGCCGAGGAGGATGCAGAAG CCTCCATGGAGAACTTTGTCCCATATAAGATCACCACCTTATTCGGCCTGATGACTGCCGGAGCAGACTTCTACAaaag CCTTGGAGTGAAGAAGAGGAGTGAAGCAGAGGCCATTTGGCAGAAGTCTTACCA ccgCGCAGAAGTCAGAGAGCAAGTGGAGGAGCTTCTGCAGCTGGag ggtgaGTGGGACGCCTTCCTGGAGAGCGTGGACAGCGGTCTGCAGACCACGGACGGACAGCTCTCGGGAGTGAAGACCGCAGACAGTCTGAGCCCCGATACCCCATTTACTGATGGACGGACTGGGAG gaatgtgACCCTGGGGGAGTACCTGGGCCAGGGTCAGAAGCCGCTGCTGGTTCTCATCAGACATTTTGGATGACTGCCGTGACGAGACCACGTGGCCGAGCTGGAGGCCAGTCAG GCTGAACTGGAGGCTCGGTCACTGCGGGTCCTGGTGGTCTCTTACGGCAGTTTGGAGGGAGCTCAGCTGTGGCTGGAACAGACCGGATGTACCTTCGAGATGCTGCTGGATCCACAGAGGAAG ACCTACAGGAGTTTTGGCCTCGGCTCGTCCTACGCCAAGGTGATGAAGTTCGACTGCCTGCTGCGCTACTCGGAGTACCGAGTTGAGGACAGAGACTTCCCTGACGTCCCCCCTCGCCTGCTGGAGGACATCTACCAG atggGAGGGGACTTCTTGCTGGATGATGCAGGGAAGGTGCTTCTCTCTCACCCGTCTAAAAGCCCCCTGGACAGGCCGACCGTGACGGACATCCTCCAGGCCGCGGACGCCGCAGGCCGCTCTGCCGAGTCTGCGTAG
- the ttc13 gene encoding tetratricopeptide repeat protein 13 isoform X2 translates to MAPASRAVALVALSLLCLCRAVLSTEYFSTLTLFNNELHKQGCSSLSEWEEYAADCESSILQLEDPDCEEGSNPPCESVFSLNAEKILNQAKLFIEQKKIPFPVDNHNINEELAIGYVLIGNGLYDEAIKHFSLLLQGDPELVSAIYGRGIAYGKKSLQDIKNADLALYELNRVITLEPNWPEVYEQRAEILSPLGRISEALGDLTKAIQLQPSARLYRHRGTLLFISEDYVTAMEDFQRSLELKKNQPIAMLYKGLTFFHRGMLKEAIETFKEALKLKSDFIDAYKSLGQAYRELGDFESAMESFQKALMLNQNHIQSLQLRGMMLYHHGSLQEAIGNFKRCLQLEPYNEVCQYMKGLSHVAMGQFYEGIKAQTKVMLNDPLLGQKASSEYLKVKYLREYSRYLHSHLDIPVAEYNVDQDLPGNFKNHWAKNLPFLIEDYEEQPGLQPHIKDVLPQNFDSYSSEVQKLICTADHLGALMQYDTPGFLPNRRIHRAMGLATLEVMQAMHRTWSNSKVRVNGKTRQMQWRDMFDIAVKWRRIADPDQPVLWLDQMPARSLSRGFNNHINLIRGQIINIRYLAYFDNILDFIKDRILVYHGAYNPRGLLEVRQALENVNKVEDLLPIMKFNSKTRDGFTVNSKVPSMKDPGKEYDGFTITITGDRVGNMLFSVETQTTEERTQQYQSEIESIYKDLTAKGKALMLSTELGDADALCNLILSLVYYFCNLMPLSRGSSVVAYSVVMGALMASGKEVIGRIPKGKLVDFEAMTTPSPDSFSKTAKSWMTLKSLPSWYQSLPSVAETFPSSRTMIEVLNTDSSSRCPKKS, encoded by the exons ATGGCCCCTGCTAGCCGGGCCGTTGCTCTGGTAGCGCTCTCGCTGCTCTGCCTGTGTCGGGCGGTGCTCTCCACCGAGTATTTCTCCACTCTGACTCTGTTCAACAATGAGCTCCACAAGCAGGGATGCAGCTCGCTGTCCGAGTGGGAAGAGTACGCGGCTGACTGCG aGTCCTCAATTTTACAGTTGGAAGACCCAGACTGTGAGGAGGGAAGCAACCCGCCCTGCGAGTCAGTCTTTTCTCTTAATGCGGAGAAGATCCTG AACCAGGCCAAGTTGTTtattgaacagaaaaaaatccccttCCCTGTAGATAACCACAACATAAATGAAGAGCTTG CTATAGGCTACGTTCTGATAGGCAACGGCCTTTATGACGAAGCCATCAAACATTTCTCGCTCTTATTACAG GGTGACCCAGAGCTGGTCAGTGCCATTTATGGGAGGGGGATAGCTTATGGAAAGAAAAGTCTACAG GATATAAAGAACGCTGACTTGGCGTTGTATGAGCTCAACCGAGTCATCACCCTCGAGCCAAACTGGCCAGAAGTCTACGAACAGAGAGCGGAG ATCCTGTCTCCTCTGGGTCGTATCAGCGAGGCTCTGGGCGACCTGACCAAAGCCATCCAGCTGCAGCCCTCGGCTCGACTCTACAGACACAGAGGAACgctgcttttcatttcagag GACTATGTGACGGCGATGGAAGACTTCCAGCGGTCTTTAGAGCTGAAGAAGAATCAGCCTATCGCCATGCTTTATAAAGGCCTCACCTTCTTCCACAGAGGCATGCTCAAG GAAGCCATTGAGACATTCAAAGAAGCACTAAAGTTGAAGTCTGACTTTATAGATGCATATAAGAGCCTAGGACAGGCCTACAG AGAGCTGGGTGATTTTGAGTCAGCAATGGAGAGTTTCCAGAAAGCCCTCATGTTGAACCAAAACCACATACAGTCTCTCCAGCTCCGAGGCATGATGCTTTACCACCACGGCTCACTGCAGGAGGCCATAGGCAACTTCAAG AGGTGTCTTCAGTTGGAGCCCTATAATGAGGTTTGTCAGTACATGAAGGGGTTAAGTCACGTGGCCATGGGACAGTTCTACGAGGGCATCAAGGCTCAGACTAAAGTCATGTTGAACGATCCCCTGCTGGGACAGAAGGCCAGCTCTGAATACCTCAAAGTGAAATACCTCAGAG AGTACTCTCGCTACCTGCACTCGCACCTGGACATCCCAGTAGCCGAGTACAACGTGGATCAGGATTTACCAGGGAACTTCAAGAATCACTGGGCCAAGAACCTGCCTTTTCTAATAGAAGACTATGAAGAGCAGCCTGGCCTGCAGCCACATATCAA GGACGTGCTGCCGCAGAACTTTGACAGCTACAGCAGTGAGGTTCAGAAGCTGATATGTACAGCCGACCATCTGGGGGCACTAATGCAGTACGACACTCCTGGATTCTTACCTAACAGGAGAATACACAGAG CCATGGGCTTAGCAACCCTGGAGGTCATGCAGGCCATGCATCGAACATGGAGCAACTCCAAGGTGCGAGTCAACGGCAAGACCAGGCAAATGCAGTGGAGAGACATGTTCGACATAGCTGTCAAATGGAGGAG GATCGCAGATCCAGACCAACCGGTTCTGTGGTTAGACCAGATGCCTGCCAGGAGTCTTAGTCGAGGCTTCAACAATCACATCAATCTCATCAG gGGACAGATTATAAACATCAGATACCTGGCGTACTTTGATAACATCCTCGACTTCATCAAAGACAGAATACTGGTGTACCACGG TGCCTACAACCCCAGAGGCTTACTAGAAGTCCGTCAGGCTCTCGAAAATGTCAACAAAGTAGAAGACCTTCTTCCTATAATGAAG TTCAACAGTAAAACCAGAGATGGCTTCACAGTCAACTCCAAGGTGCCGAGCATGAAGGATCCTGGGAAAGAGTACGATGGTTTTACCATCACCATCACTGGAGACAG GGTGGGCAACATGTTATTCTCAGTAGAGACCCAGACGACGGAAGAGCGGACGCAGCAGTACCAGTCCGAGATAGAGTCCATCTACAAAGACCTTACCGCCAAAGGAAAGGCATTAATGTTGTCCACTGAACTGGGG GATGCAGACGCCTTGTGTAACCTGATCCTCTCCTTGGTTTATTACTTCTGCAACCTCATGCCCCTCTCCAGAGGATCCAG TGTGGTGGCCTACTCAGTCGTGATGGGGGCACTGATGGCCAGTGGGAAAGAGGTCATCGGTAGGATCCCGAAAGGAAAG CTGGTGGATTTTGAAGCCATGACCACACCCAGTCCAGACAGCTTCAGTAAGACGGCAAAGAGCTGGATGACTCTTAAGAG TCTACCAAGCTGGTACCAGAGTCTTCCATCTGTAGCAGAGACCTTCCCGTCTAGCAGAACGATGATCGAGGTTCTCAATACAGACTCGTCTTCACGCTGCCCAAAGAAGTCCTAA
- the ttc13 gene encoding tetratricopeptide repeat protein 13 isoform X1, which translates to MAPASRAVALVALSLLCLCRAVLSTEYFSTLTLFNNELHKQGCSSLSEWEEYAADCESSILQLEDPDCEEGSNPPCESVFSLNAEKILNQAKLFIEQKKIPFPVDNHNINEELAIGYVLIGNGLYDEAIKHFSLLLQGDPELVSAIYGRGIAYGKKSLQDIKNADLALYELNRVITLEPNWPEVYEQRAEILSPLGRISEALGDLTKAIQLQPSARLYRHRGTLLFISEDYVTAMEDFQRSLELKKNQPIAMLYKGLTFFHRGMLKEAIETFKEALKLKSDFIDAYKSLGQAYRELGDFESAMESFQKALMLNQNHIQSLQLRGMMLYHHGSLQEAIGNFKRCLQLEPYNEVCQYMKGLSHVAMGQFYEGIKAQTKVMLNDPLLGQKASSEYLKVKYLREYSRYLHSHLDIPVAEYNVDQDLPGNFKNHWAKNLPFLIEDYEEQPGLQPHIKDVLPQNFDSYSSEVQKLICTADHLGALMQYDTPGFLPNRRIHRAMGLATLEVMQAMHRTWSNSKVRVNGKTRQMQWRDMFDIAVKWRRIADPDQPVLWLDQMPARSLSRGFNNHINLIRGQIINIRYLAYFDNILDFIKDRILVYHGAYNPRGLLEVRQALENVNKVEDLLPIMKQFNSKTRDGFTVNSKVPSMKDPGKEYDGFTITITGDRVGNMLFSVETQTTEERTQQYQSEIESIYKDLTAKGKALMLSTELGDADALCNLILSLVYYFCNLMPLSRGSSVVAYSVVMGALMASGKEVIGRIPKGKLVDFEAMTTPSPDSFSKTAKSWMTLKSLPSWYQSLPSVAETFPSSRTMIEVLNTDSSSRCPKKS; encoded by the exons ATGGCCCCTGCTAGCCGGGCCGTTGCTCTGGTAGCGCTCTCGCTGCTCTGCCTGTGTCGGGCGGTGCTCTCCACCGAGTATTTCTCCACTCTGACTCTGTTCAACAATGAGCTCCACAAGCAGGGATGCAGCTCGCTGTCCGAGTGGGAAGAGTACGCGGCTGACTGCG aGTCCTCAATTTTACAGTTGGAAGACCCAGACTGTGAGGAGGGAAGCAACCCGCCCTGCGAGTCAGTCTTTTCTCTTAATGCGGAGAAGATCCTG AACCAGGCCAAGTTGTTtattgaacagaaaaaaatccccttCCCTGTAGATAACCACAACATAAATGAAGAGCTTG CTATAGGCTACGTTCTGATAGGCAACGGCCTTTATGACGAAGCCATCAAACATTTCTCGCTCTTATTACAG GGTGACCCAGAGCTGGTCAGTGCCATTTATGGGAGGGGGATAGCTTATGGAAAGAAAAGTCTACAG GATATAAAGAACGCTGACTTGGCGTTGTATGAGCTCAACCGAGTCATCACCCTCGAGCCAAACTGGCCAGAAGTCTACGAACAGAGAGCGGAG ATCCTGTCTCCTCTGGGTCGTATCAGCGAGGCTCTGGGCGACCTGACCAAAGCCATCCAGCTGCAGCCCTCGGCTCGACTCTACAGACACAGAGGAACgctgcttttcatttcagag GACTATGTGACGGCGATGGAAGACTTCCAGCGGTCTTTAGAGCTGAAGAAGAATCAGCCTATCGCCATGCTTTATAAAGGCCTCACCTTCTTCCACAGAGGCATGCTCAAG GAAGCCATTGAGACATTCAAAGAAGCACTAAAGTTGAAGTCTGACTTTATAGATGCATATAAGAGCCTAGGACAGGCCTACAG AGAGCTGGGTGATTTTGAGTCAGCAATGGAGAGTTTCCAGAAAGCCCTCATGTTGAACCAAAACCACATACAGTCTCTCCAGCTCCGAGGCATGATGCTTTACCACCACGGCTCACTGCAGGAGGCCATAGGCAACTTCAAG AGGTGTCTTCAGTTGGAGCCCTATAATGAGGTTTGTCAGTACATGAAGGGGTTAAGTCACGTGGCCATGGGACAGTTCTACGAGGGCATCAAGGCTCAGACTAAAGTCATGTTGAACGATCCCCTGCTGGGACAGAAGGCCAGCTCTGAATACCTCAAAGTGAAATACCTCAGAG AGTACTCTCGCTACCTGCACTCGCACCTGGACATCCCAGTAGCCGAGTACAACGTGGATCAGGATTTACCAGGGAACTTCAAGAATCACTGGGCCAAGAACCTGCCTTTTCTAATAGAAGACTATGAAGAGCAGCCTGGCCTGCAGCCACATATCAA GGACGTGCTGCCGCAGAACTTTGACAGCTACAGCAGTGAGGTTCAGAAGCTGATATGTACAGCCGACCATCTGGGGGCACTAATGCAGTACGACACTCCTGGATTCTTACCTAACAGGAGAATACACAGAG CCATGGGCTTAGCAACCCTGGAGGTCATGCAGGCCATGCATCGAACATGGAGCAACTCCAAGGTGCGAGTCAACGGCAAGACCAGGCAAATGCAGTGGAGAGACATGTTCGACATAGCTGTCAAATGGAGGAG GATCGCAGATCCAGACCAACCGGTTCTGTGGTTAGACCAGATGCCTGCCAGGAGTCTTAGTCGAGGCTTCAACAATCACATCAATCTCATCAG gGGACAGATTATAAACATCAGATACCTGGCGTACTTTGATAACATCCTCGACTTCATCAAAGACAGAATACTGGTGTACCACGG TGCCTACAACCCCAGAGGCTTACTAGAAGTCCGTCAGGCTCTCGAAAATGTCAACAAAGTAGAAGACCTTCTTCCTATAATGAAG CAGTTCAACAGTAAAACCAGAGATGGCTTCACAGTCAACTCCAAGGTGCCGAGCATGAAGGATCCTGGGAAAGAGTACGATGGTTTTACCATCACCATCACTGGAGACAG GGTGGGCAACATGTTATTCTCAGTAGAGACCCAGACGACGGAAGAGCGGACGCAGCAGTACCAGTCCGAGATAGAGTCCATCTACAAAGACCTTACCGCCAAAGGAAAGGCATTAATGTTGTCCACTGAACTGGGG GATGCAGACGCCTTGTGTAACCTGATCCTCTCCTTGGTTTATTACTTCTGCAACCTCATGCCCCTCTCCAGAGGATCCAG TGTGGTGGCCTACTCAGTCGTGATGGGGGCACTGATGGCCAGTGGGAAAGAGGTCATCGGTAGGATCCCGAAAGGAAAG CTGGTGGATTTTGAAGCCATGACCACACCCAGTCCAGACAGCTTCAGTAAGACGGCAAAGAGCTGGATGACTCTTAAGAG TCTACCAAGCTGGTACCAGAGTCTTCCATCTGTAGCAGAGACCTTCCCGTCTAGCAGAACGATGATCGAGGTTCTCAATACAGACTCGTCTTCACGCTGCCCAAAGAAGTCCTAA
- the arv1 gene encoding protein ARV1 produces the protein MDKSVFRCIECNERATELHRDYSNGILKITICESCQKPVDKYIEYDPVIILIDAILCKTQAFRHILFNTSLNIHWKLCVFCLLCEAYLRWSLLHGSEPSSDPADIIRYTKEWEFYGMFGLAALELSAFCGSVLWFLWAVVGYLQGGSLELRLLVRALLLSCYGKVLLIPAVIWEHDYSPLCLGLIKLFVLTSNSQAIKVILNSSRRLSLMAVCLGLLSETCVAQACKKLPWSIQDMLTFE, from the exons ATGGACAAAAGTGTCTTTAGGTGTATTGAATGTAACGAAAGGGCAACGGAGCTGCATCGGGATTACAGCAACGGGATCCTGAAGATAACTATATGT gaGTCCTGCCAGAAGCCAGTGGACAAGTACATAGAATATGACCCTGTTATCATCTTGATTGATGCCATTTTGTGCAAGACGCAGGCTTTCAGGCACATTTTGTTCAACACAAGCTTGAAT ATCCACTGGaagttgtgtgtgttctgcCTGCTGTGCGAGGCCTACCTCAGGTGGTCTCTGCTCCACGGCTCTGAGCCGAGCAGCGACCCCGCTGACATTATCAGGTACACCAAGGAGTGGGAGTTTTACGGCATGTTTGGATTGGCCGCCCTGG AGCTGTCGGCGTTTTGCGGCAGCGTGCTGTGGTTCCTCTGGGCGGTGGTGGGTTACCTGCAGGGCGGGAGCCTCGAGCTGCGCCTGCTCGTCAGGGCCCTGCTGCTCTCCTGCTACGGCAAGGTCCTCCTCATCCCTGCTGTCATCTGGGAGCATGACTACTCCCCGCTCTGTCTGGGCCTCATCAAACTGTTTGTGCTCACTTCAAACTCACAGGCTATCAAAG TGATCCTGAACAGCAGTCGACGCCTGTCGCTGATGGCTGTGTGTCTGGGCCTGCTGTCAGAGACCTGCGTGGCTCAGGCCTGCAAAAAGCTTCCGTGGAGCATCCAGGACATGTTGACCTTCGAATGA